The sequence TTCCGCCCCCTCTGAGTAAAAACCTGCGTTTCCAAGCCCTTACCCCCGCATCATGCCCTCTGGTACGGTAGTTGCTGCCGTGCTGTGGCAGTCCTATCACCACCGAGAGGTCCATTCATGAAAGTATCGATGCCCAGCGGCTCCATGCACGGCTGGGGAGTTGCCGGAACCTACCTGGAACGAGAAATCGCCAAGCTACCCCCGGTCCCCGGGGTCACGCTGCACTGCATGTCGAGGTCTCTGGCCCCCCGCACTCAGGAGGACTGGAACGCCATAAACATCGGCTACTGCTTCTTCGAGGACAATATCGAGGTCCTGAACTTCACGCGTGAGGCGGCGAAAAAATGGGACTTCATCGTCGCCGGCTCCAAATGGTGCGAATACCAGCTGAGGATCGGCGGCGTGAAAAACTGCTGTACCATCCTCCAGGGGATCGACCCTGAACACTTCTTCCCGGTGCCGTTCCCCCCGCAGGACCGCTTCGTCGTCTTCTCCGGCGGTAAGTTCGAATTGAGAAAGGGACAGGACTTCGTCATCGCCGCCATGAAGGTGATGATGCAGCGGCACCCCGACGTCTACCTTTCCTGCAGCTGGACCAACCAGTGGCCCTTTTCGCTCGCCACCATGGCGGGGTCGCGACTGATCAACTACCGCCACGATGAGGTCGATTTCCTCAACCTGCCGGGGCGCTGCGCCCTGGAAAACGGCCTCGACCCCGCGCGCACCCTGGTGCACCCCCTGGTGGACAACACGATGATGCGTCGGCTCTTCTCCGAGACCCACGTAGGGCTCTTCCCGAACCGCTGCGAAGGGGGGAACAACATGGTGATGTGCGAATACATGGCGTGCGGCCGGAGCGTGATCGCCTCGGATTCATCCGGCCACGCCGACGTCATCAACCCCTCCATCGCCTACCCGCTCACCCGCTACGTCCCGATGGTGGTTGCCAGCGGCGGCGTGCAGAGCGCGGTGTGGGAGGAGCCGGTCCTGGAGGAGGTCATCGAGACGCTGGAGCGGGTCTACCGCAATCGTGACGAGCTCCCCGGCAAGGGGGCGCTGGCCGCGGAGGAGATGAAACGGCTCACCTGGGACGGCGCCGCGCGCCAATTCCACTACATCGCGACCAAGCTCGCCAACCGCGCCGAGCTCGCCCGCATGCAGGGGGCCTGAACCCATGGCCGGTGCTACCGACCCGGCACGGGAATTCGCCCGCGCCATGGAGCTGCAGCGCGCCGGTCGTCTGGCCGAGGCGGAGGCGATCTACCGCTCGCTGATCGCCGCGGGAGGGGCGCTCGCCGTGGACGCGCGCATCAACCTGGGCGCCATCCTCGACGAAACGGGGCGCCCGGTAGAGGCGCTCGATCAGTACCGATCCGCCCTCGCCGTGAGGAGGGGGGACCCGATCGCCCTCAACAACATGGGCTCGACCCTCTTCAGGCTCGGGCGCTTCGCCGAGGCGGCGCGCCAGTTCCGCCTGGCCCTCGAGAGGATGCCGGACGCGCCGGAGATCGCCGTCGCCCTTGGAGGCGCCCTGCAGCGCTCCGGCGACCTCGACGGTGCGCTCGCCTGCTTCAGCGACCTGGTGCGCCGCCGCCCCGACGACGCCGACGCGCACTGGAACCGCGCCCTCGCCCTGCTCCTCGCAGGCGACTTCAAAACGGGGTGGTCCGAGTACCAGTGGCGCTGGAAAAAGGAGAGCTTCACCTCCCCTCGGCGCGCCTTTGAAACCCCGGCCTGGGACGGCGCGCCACTCAACGGCAAGCGCATTCTGGTACACGGCGAACAGGGATACGGCGACACGATCCAGTTCGCCCGCTACCTCCCGATGGTGGCGCAGCGGGGGGGCGTCGTCATCGCCGAGTGCCAGTCCGCCGCTCTCATCCCCCTCATGGAGAGCATCCCGGGCGTAAGCGAGGTCTGCGTCATGGGGGAAGAGCTTCCCCCCTTCGACCTCGAGTCGCCGCTTCTCTCGCTCCCCCACATCTTCGGCACCGAGCTGGATACCGTTCCGGACCGCGTCCCGTACCTCGCGCCACCCCCGGAGCGGCTCGCCCACTGGCGCGAAAAGCTCTCCGGCGATCCCGGGTTCAAGGTCGGGCTCGTCTGGGCCGGCAAGCCGCTTCCCGACCCCTTCCGCAGCTGCCCCATCGCGGAACTCACCCCCCTCTCCGAGGTTCCCGGGGTGACGCTCTACTCCCTGCAGGTGGGTGAGGAGGGGGCGAAAGCGCATGAGTGTCCGGGGCTCGTCGACCTGACCGCCGGCATCCGCGACTTCGGTGACACCGCTGCGCTCATCGCCGGGCTCGACCTCGTCATCTCCGTTGACACCTCGGTGGCACACCTGGCCGGGGCGCTCGGCAAGCCGGTCTCGCTTCTCCTCCCCATGGCGGGGGATTACCGCTGGCTCGTGGCACGGGAGGATTCCCCCTGGTACCCGACCATGCGTCTTTTCCGGCAGAAGCTCCAAGGGGAGTGGGGCGAAGTGGTGCAAAGGGTGCGCGCGGCGCTTCTCGGCGCGGCGCTCTCCTTCTGGGAGGGGGCCCTCGCCAGGCGCCCCTTCGACGGGACCGCCCATTACCTCTGCGGCACCCTCTTGGCTGCAACCGGCAAGCCGCGCGAGGCGACGGTGCGCCTCACCAAGGCGGCCCAGATCCTGCCCGGGCGCTGGGAGCCGCATTACGCCCTTGCCGGCGCGCTGCAGCAGATGGGGAGGATGGCCGAGACGCGCGAGGCGCTTGAGGCGGCCCTCGCCCTTGAGAAGGAAGCCCCCCTGCTGCACGAGGCCCTCGGGATCGCGCGGCAGATGGAGGGGGATCTCCCGGGCGCTGCGGCTGGCTACCGGGAGGCGCTGCGCCTGGACCCCTCCCTCGTGAAGGCCCGCTACAACCTCGCCACCGTCTGCAAGGAGCTGGGGCTTTTCGAGGAAGCGCTGGAGGAGTTACGGGAGGTGGTGCGCCGCGCCCCGGAACACGGCGACGCGCACTGGAACCTGGCCGTGCTCCTGCTCATGCGCGGCGACCTCGCCGCCGGGTGGCGCGAGTTTGTCTGGCGCTTCAAGAAAAGCAGCGAGGCTCCGGCGCGGCGCTTTCAGGAGTATCCCGCCTGGGACGGCGCCCCGCTTGCCGGGCGGGCCCTCCTTTTGTGGGGCGAGCAGGGGGCGGGGGACACGCTGCAGTTTCTGCGCTACGTGCCGCTTGCCGCCGAACGGGGGGGGCGCGTGCTGGTAGAGGTGCAATCCGCTTCCCTTGTCGAGGTCGCCCGCGGCGCGGCCGGGGTAGCCGCCGTCTTCGCTCGCGGCGAGGAACTTCCCCCCTTCGACCTGCAGGCCTCGCTCATGGATCTTCCCGGCATCTTCGGCACCGAACTTGCCGAGGTACCGAGCCGGGTCCCTTACCTCCGGGTCGACCCGACGCGCCTCGAGCACTGCCGTTTACTGGTCCGGGAGGACGGGACGTTCAGGGTTGGGCTCGTCTGGCGCGGCAACCCGGCCCACCCCAACGACCGGAACCGCTCGCTCCCGGCGTCGGCGCTCGCAACACTCGGCCATCTTCCCGGCGTGAGCTTCTATTCCCTGCAGGTGGGAGGGAGCGGGGAACTCCCTCTCCCGGCGACCGACCTTGCCCCGGCAATCGGGGACTACGCCGATACCGCGGCGCTGCTAAGCCGCCTCGACTTGATCATCGCCGTGGACACCTCGGTGGCACACCTGGCCGGCGCGCTCGGCATCCCGGTATGGCTTCTCGTCCCCTTCGTCCCCGACTGGCGCTGGATGACCGGTCGTGAGGACTCACCCTGGTACCCGACCATGCGTCTGTTCCGCCAGGAGCGGCCCGGTGACTGGGATGGGGTACTCTTCCGGCTGCGCGCGGGCCTCGCCGGGCTCGTCGCGGGAACCGGCGCCGGGGCTCCCGCTGTCCCTCCTCCCACGGCTACGGCCGGCCAAGGCTCCCGGGCGGAGCTCCTCAACGACGAGGGGTGCGCGCTCGACGAGGTGGGGAGGCAGGAAGAAGCGGTTGAACGCTACCGGGAGGCGGTCCGGCTCGCCCCGGAGTTCATCGCACCCCACTACAACATGGGGAACAGCCTCTACACGCTCGGGCGCAACGGCGAGGCGATCGACTGCTACCGGCGCGCCCTCGCCCTCGACCCGGCGCTGCCCCAGGCCTGGCACAACCTGGCGCTCGCCCTGAAGGCGCAAGGTGCGCTCGATGAGGCGCTGCACGCGCTAAAAAGGGCGGTCGCGGCGGCCCCGGATTACCTCGCTGCCCGGCACAACCTGGGCGAGCTGTACCACGAGACCGGGGCGCTGGAGCGCGCCGAGGAGACCTTCCGCGCCATCCTGGCGAGCGATCCCGGCTACCTCCCTTCATGGAACGCGCTCGGCATCACCCTGCAGATCCAGGGACGCCTGGAGGAGGCGGTGCAATGCTACCGCACTGCGCTCTCCCGCAACCCGGACTACCTGCACGCCCTCAACAACCTCGGTTCGGCGAGCCGTGCCTTGGGGCATCTGGACGAGGCGATCGTCTGCTACCGCAGGGTCCTGGAGCTCGACCCTTCCTACGCCGACGCCCGCTGGAACCTCTCCCTGGTCGAGCTGCAACTCGGGCGCTATCGCGAAGGGTGGCCGGGCTACGAGTCGCGCTTCGAGAAGGTCGATCCCATCCTGCGTCCGCAGTTTTCGGCCCCCGCCTGGGACGGCTCTTCTCTGGCGGGACGGACCATACTGCTTCACGCCGAGCAGGGCTTCGGGGACACCTTTCAGTTCGTGCGCTACGCGCCGCTTCTCGCGGCGCAGGGGGGGCGCGTGCTGGTGCAGTGCCAGGGGGCGCCGATCGCGGCGGTCCTTGCCACCGTCCCCGGCGTGGAACGTGTGCTCCTGCGCGAGGACCCGTTACCCCGCTTCGACTGCCACGCATCGCTCATGAGCCTCCCTTTCCTGTGCGGCACCGAACTCGCCACGGTGCCGGCGCACATCCCCTACCTCTTCGCAGACCCGCTCCTCGTCGAGCGTTGGCGTCCCCGCATCCCGGTCGGCGGCTTGCGTGTCGGACTCGTCTGGGCGGGTAGAAAGAGCTACAAGGACGATCTGAAACGCTCGCTGTCGCTGCCGCTCTTCGCGCCGCTCGCCGGGGTCCCCGGCATGAGCCTCTGCGCGCTGCAGGTGGGGGACGGCGCCGAACAGGCGGCCCACCCGCCGCCGGGGATGGCGCTTACCGACTTGGGAAGCTCCATCAGGAGCTTCGCCGACACTGCCGCCATCCTGGCCCAACTCGACCTCGTCATCTCCGCGGACACCGCGGTGGCGCACCTGGCCGGGGGGATGGGGGTGCCGGTCTGGGTGCTTCTGCCCGCGGCATGCGACTGGCGCTGGCTCATGGAACGGGAGGACTCCCCCTGGTACCCGACGGCGCGCCTTTTCCGGCAGAAACGGCGCGGCGACTGGGGGGAGGTGCTCGAGCGGGTGGCGCGTGAGCTGGCAACCCTCACGGCAAAGGGCGACAAGGAGAGCATCCGGTGACCGACCGTTTTACCGAATTGAACCAGGCACTGTCGGAAAACCGCGTCGAGCGTGCGGGCGAGCTCTGCGCTGCGCTTTTGCGTGAGGAGCCCGACAACGTCGAGCTGCTGACCCTTGCCGGCGCCATCGCCAGACAGCGGGGTGGGCTGGTAGAGGCCCAGGAGCTCTTCTCCCGCGCCGCCGTGCTCGATCCGAACCGTGCCGAGGCGCACAACAACCTGGGGGTGATCCTGGAGGAGATGGGGCGACCGGACGAGGCGGCCGCATCGTACCGGCGCGCGCTCGGGTTGCGCTCGGAGTACCCGGAGGCGCTCGGGAACCTGGGCAACGCCCTCCTGAAGCTCGGCCGCATCACCGAGGCGGTCGACCGTTTCTGCGACGCCATCGCCCTCGATCCGAACTTCGTCGACGCCTTTTATCACCTGGGGCACGCCCTGCGCCGCCAGTCGGAGTGGGGGGGGGCGGTGCAGTGCTACCGCAAGGTCGTGGAGCTGCAACCGGACCACGTGAAGGGATGGGTGAACCTGGGAGGGGCGCTCCTCGCGCTGAACCGGTTCGACGAGGCGATCGACGCGCAGCGCGCGGCGCTCTCGGTGGATCCGCAAAACGCGGACGCCCACTGGAACCTGGCTCTCGCCCTCCTCGTCACCGGGGATTACCCGGAGGGGTGGCGCGAGTATCAGTGGCGCCTGAAGGACCCGGGCGCCGGACTGGCCGAAGGGGGATGGGACGGCTCCCCGCTTGCCGGGCGCACCCTTTTCGTGCGCGCCGAGCAGGGGTTCGGCGACGCCATCCAGTTCTTCCGCTACGCCCAGCTCCTCGCCCGGCGCGGCGAGCGGGTGCTGCTCGAGTGCCGCCGCGAGCTCCTGCCGCTTTTCGCTGCCCAGGCTGACGACATCACCCTGGTCGCCGCCGGGGACGAGCCCCCCCGCTTCGACACCTGGTGCTACCTGATGAGCCTGCCGCACCTTCTGGGGACGACGCTTGCGAGCATCCCGGCGCAACAACCCTGCATCGCGGCGGATCGGGAGCGCGCCGCCTCCTGGCGGGAGAGACTCGCGCCGGATGCGGGGTTCAGGGTCGGCCTCGTGTGGGCCGGGAGCGCCGGGTACAAGAACGACCGCTACCGGTCGCTGCCGGTGCGGGAGCTCCTCCCGGTGGCCCGCATCCCCGGGGTGACGCTCTACAACCTGCAGCTGGGGGCTCCACCCGAAGACCTCGCCCTGCTTTCCGCATCCGGGGACGTGCGCGATTTCAGCGCGGAGTTGAGGAACTTCGCCGACACCGCCGCTCTCATCGGGGAGCTTCACGCCGTCGTTTCGGTGGACACCGCGGTGGCGCACCTGGCGGCGGCGATGGGTAAGCCGGTGCACCTCATGCTCCCCTTTTCCTGTGACTGGCGCTGGCTCGCCGGACGCCGCGATTCCCCGTGGTACCCGAGTGTCACCCTCTACCGGCAGGCGACCCCCGGGGAGTGGGGAGCGGTGGTCGCGGCGCTGGCAAAGGAGCTCTTCCTCGCCCCCCGTTCGGACCTCGACCCGAATCTCATCTTCCGTGAGGCGAACCGGCTGCGGGGCGCTGGGGATCCGGACGGGGCGGTACGCGTCTACCGGGCCCTGCTCGTCCGGTGCCCGGACCTAGCCGAGGCGCACAACAACCTGGGGCTTGCCCTGCTGGACCAGGGGATGGACGCCGAGGCGGAGGCTAGTTTCCGGCGCGCCCTGGAACTGAACCCGGGGCTTGCCGATGCCTGCAACAACCTGGGGACCCTGCTCGTCTCGCGCGGCGCGCACGTGGCGGCCGTGCCGCTGTTCCGGCGTGCCCTGGCGCTGAACCCCGGCTATCTTCCCGCATACGCGAACCTCGGCTCCTGCCTCCAGGTCCTCGAGGAGCCGGCGCAGGCGGTCGCGCTGTACCGCGAGGCGATCGCCCGGGACCCCCGCTTTTTCGAGGCTCGCGTCAACCTGGGGACCGCGTACCAGGACCTGATGCAGCCGCACGATGCCATCGCCACCTACGAGGAGCTCCTCGCCATGGCGCCCGAGCGCCCGGACGCGCACTGGAACCTGGCGCTCAGCCTCCTGTCGATCGGCGAGTACCGGCGCGGCTGGCAGGAGTACGAGTGGCGCCTCGCCGGGGCGAAGGCCGAACTCCCGCTCCCGTTCTGGCGCGGCGAGGACCTCTGCGGGCGCACCATCCTCCTGCAGTGCGAGCAGGGGCTCGGCGACACGCTGCAGTTCGTACGTTACGCCCCGCTCGTGGCGGAGCGCGGGGGAAAGGTGGTGGTGCGCTGCCAGCTCCCCACCCTGAAGCCGCTCATCGCCCGCGTCCCCGGGGTGTGCGCGGTCTGCGCCCCGGGGGACGCGATCCCTCCCTGCGAGCTCCAGGTGCGGCTTGCGAGCCTCCCGCATCTCTTCGCCACCACGCTGGAGCGGATGCCGCCGTGGCGCCCCTATCTCATCCCGCACCCCCGGCGCGCCGCGCTCTGGGATCTCGCCCTCGAAGAGGGAGGACGCCTCAGGGTGGGGCTCGTCTGGCGCGGCGGCCCCCTGCCGAGAAACCGCGCCTGCCCGTTCAAGGAGTTCGCCCTCCTCGCCGATATGGAGGGGGTGGCCTTCTTCTCGCTGCAGCTTGGCGAGGCGCCCGACCCGGAGGTCCTCACCGCCGCCGACCTGGGACCCCGGATCGGGGACTTCGACGACACGGCGGCGATCGTCGCCGGCCTCGACCTCCTGGTCACGGTCGACACCGCGGCGGCCCACCTGGCAGGCGGGATGGGGGCGCCGGTCTGGCTCATGCTCCCTCACTCCTGCGACTGGCGCTGGTTCGCTGACCGGGATGATTCCCCCTGGTACCCGACCATGCGCATCTTCAGGCAGGAGCGCCCGGGCGACTGGCAGGGGGTGCTGCGCCGCGTCCGGGCCGGGCTAGAGGAGAAGCTGAAGCGTCGATAATTTGACAAAAATAATCGCAACGGGGCGATTTTCCGCTAAAGTTCCTACCCCGCAGTGTCGATATTCCTTACAAAAGCGCAGGACGCGCCGGCGAGTTCGCCGTTGGGCAGGATGCCCGGGAATCAGACATCGTCGGCACGCAACCATCAACCAGGTTTCACAACCCGGCAAGAATGCCGGTAAAAACCCAGAAAAGGAGAAACACCATGAGCACCAGCGACATCTCTCTCACCGCAGGCATGAGGACCAACCTTCTCAACCTCCAACAGACCAGCAAGCTGCTGAACAGGACCCAGGAAAGGCTTTCCTCCGGCAAGCAGGTCAACTCCGCGCTCGACAACCCGACCAACTACTTCGCAGCGCAGAACGCCACCCAGCGCGCCAGCGACCTCGCTGACCGCAAGGACGGCATGGCAGAAGCGGTGCAGACCGTTTCCGCAGCCAACGCCGGCATCACCGCCATCACCGGCCTGATCAACGCGGCCAAAGGTATCGCGCAGTCCGCCCTTTCCACCAGCGACACCACGACCAGGTCCACGCTGTCGACCCAGTACAACACCATTCGGGCCCAGATCGACAACGTCTCCTCCGACTCCGGGTACCGTGGCCTCAACCTGCTGAGCGCGACCAACACCCTGACCGTAAACTTCAACGAGGACGCAAGCTCCAGCCTCGACGTGAAAGGCTTCCTCGCCAACGCGTCCGGCCTGAGCCTCACCACCGCAAGCGGCTCGTGGGCTGCCAACTCCGACATCACCACCGACACCGCGAAGATGGACACCGCGATCTCGACCCTCAGGACCAACACCCAGACCCTGGCTGCGAACCTGAACGTCATCACCATCCGTCAGAACTTCACTGACTCGATGATCAACACGTTGCAGACCGGTGCTGACAACCTGACCCTGGCGGATATGAACCAGGAAGGCGCCAACATGCTGATGCTGCAGACTCGCCAGAGCTTGGGCACCACCTCGCTCTCGATGTCTTCCCAGGCAGCCCAGGCCGTCCTCAGGCTGTTCTAACCCTAGCTTTGCGGAGCGGGGAGACCCGCTCCGCAATCCCTCTTCACCGGGGGTAGCATATGTTAATAGACCGGCTGCAACCAGAGAGCGTTCCCATCGCTTCCGCTTCTCTCCCCTCCTCCCACTCCAGCTACGTCCAGAATCCCCAGACCGAAAAACAAAAACCCGCAGACCTCTTAATCGCCGACCAGGTGCTCGTCTCCGAGCAAGGCGATCCCCGCATCGGCGACATCGCCAGGCAAAACGAGCGTAAAAACTCCGCCGCGGCTGCCATCCACAGGACGGACGAGGCGGCGCGGGAAATGGGTCAAAGGATTGACAAGCTGAAGGAACCTCTCGAAACCATCGTGAAGAATTTCCCTCCCTTCGCACCGCAAGACAAGGAAAGGGTCAAGCTGCTGAGATCCTACAACGCGATCCGTAAAGAGATCGACCAGCTCACCGTTCCCGCGCCTCCTTCCGTCGTCGAGGCCCGCAAGCTGGCGGAGCTTCCCGAGCCGCTCTCCATGAACGTGAACGACAGTCAAATTGCTGACCACGTGGACAAACTTGACGCAGCGGCCCGGTCGCTGCAGGCCATGCGCGGCGACATCGCCGCCGACACCGCGTCCTTATTGCACGACGGGCGCTTCGCCGCCATATTTGCCGCTCCTAAAAGCTCGGAATCGTTGAGTTTGGCTCCGATAGTCTCCGATGCGGGCGCCGCGCAAAAAAGTGTCGAGGTTGGCCAGCAATTTGCAGATTCAGTTGCTCAGGGGGTGACGCTGCAACGCCCTCAATTCCTGAAAGGGTTGAGCTAACTGACATGTCCCTGAAAATCACCTTGAAGAGCAACGAGCGGCTGATCGTGGGCGGCGCAGTGGTCAGAAATGGCGGCAAGGGTACCGTACTGTTCATCGAGAACACGGTTCCCATCCTGCGCGAAAAGGACATCCTGGGCGAGAAGGACATCACCACGCCCTGCAAGCGCGTCTATTTCACCATCCAGCTCATGTACATCGACGAGCCGAACGTACCGACCTACGTGAAGACGTATGCGGAACTGGCCACCGAGATACTGAAGGCGGCGCCGAGCACGCAGCCCCTCATCGAGCAGCTGAACGAACGGATCGAGGCTGGCAGCTACTACCAGGCCCTCAAAATTGCGAAGAATCTCATCGAGTACGAAGAGGAGCTACTGAAAAATGCAAACTAACAACGCGATCAAGGAGTACGTCGGTATCCAGAAGGAGAGCATGTCGGGACGCGAGCTCGAGGCCTCCGTGCTGACCAAGGCGGGGCTGATGCTCAAGGCCGTCCAGGATAACTGGGATGCCCCGGACCGCGAGGCGAAGATGCTGGAGGCGATCAAGTACAACCAGAAGGTCTGGAGCTTCTTCCAGGCCGAGCTGACCGAGCCGAACCACCCGATGCCGGTAAAGCTGAGGGAGGACCTCCTCAACCTGAGCCTGTTCGTGGACAAGAGGTTCTTCGAGGTGATGGCCTACCCCTCCCCGGAGAAGCTCTCCATCGTTATCGACATCAACTTCAACATCGCCGCCGGTCTAAGGACCACCCCCCCGGCGGAAGGTTAGCAGCACGGCAGCTCTTCGAGGGGAGGAGGGACGAGTTCCTTTCTCCCCTGCGAGGGGCCGCGTCCGCAGAAGACCCCGCCGCTGCAACCTCCCGCACCCCATCTACCTCATTCCCGCAGTAAAAGTAACGACCTGCGTCCCTTCCGGCGCTATTCCCGCTCCCCCCTCATTTGCGCGCAGAGATCGCGAAGCACATCCTCGAGTTCCCGCGTCACCCCCGCCGCGTCCAGAAGCGGAGAACGCTCCAGCCGCTGCCGTGCGTCGCCCCTGAAGGAGGCGAGGGCCCCGGTGTCGGCGGCCACCCGGCGTGCCATCTCGACGTACTGCGCCTCGCTCGTCGTCACCAGGTCGGCGAGGCCGCAACTGGTGAGGAGGGTCGCCCCGGTGCGCGAGGCGTGGCGATCGCCGGCGAGGGTGATCACGGGGACCCCCATCCAGAGCGCCTCGCAGGTGGTCGTGGTGCCGTTGTATGGGAAGGTGTCCAGTGCGACGTCGACGCGCCGGTACTGCGCCAGGTGCTCTTGCGAAGTGGGCTGCCCGGCATCGAGCTCGATGCGCCCGGGCGCGATCCCCTGCGCCTCGAACAGTGCCAGGATGCGGCGGCGCACCCCCTCATCACCGAGCGGCTGCGCCTTTACGAGCATGCCCGACCCCGGGACGGCATGGAGTACGCGGCTCCAGAGTGCTATCACCTCGGGCGTCGCCTTCGCGAGGTTGTTGAAGGAGCCGAAGGTGACGTGCCCGGTCTCGAGACAGGGGGGCGGGGCGACCGGCGGCGCCGCATCGGGGGGGAGATAGCAGCAAAAGACCCGCGGCAGCCGGACGAGACGCTCGCTGTGGCAGCTCTCCCCCTCACCCGGCGGATCGGCGATGGCGTCGGTGATGCGGACGTCGATCACCTTGAGGCCGGTTGTGTCGGGGTAGCCGATCCAGGTTGCCTGGAGCGGCGCGGGGCGCAGCGCGAAGAGCGGCAGGCGGTTTCCCGAGGTGTGCCCGGCCAGATCAACGAGGATGTCGATGCCGTCGGCGGCGATCATCGCGGCGGCCTGCGCGTCCGGGACGCCGTGGATGTCGCGCCACTGCTCGACGAGCCCCTTCAGCCGCTCCGTGGTCCGGTCGGCGCGGGGAAGGTTCGCGTAGCAGAAAACCTCGAAAAGGGCGCGGTCGTGCTCCCTGATGACCGGCTCGATGAAGCTTGCCACGGAGTGCTGCCTGAAGTCGGGGGAGACGTAGCCGATCCTGATGCGCCCCCCCTGCGGTCGGGATGCCGGCACCGGCGCGCCGGGCGCCGGGCGGAAGGGGCGGGTGCGGGCGGCCTTCAAGTGTTCGGCGAAGATGAAACGGTGGCTGAACCCAGGCGTGTAGTGCAGGGCGAAGAGCATGTTCTGGCGGGCGTCCAGGTGGTCGGGATCGAGGCGCAGTACGGCGCGGTATGCCTCTATGGCGTCGAGGCTCCTCCCTTGGGCCTGCAGCACGTTCGCCAGGTTGTAGCGAAGGGGCACCGATGCGGCATCGCAAGCGACACCCCGATCCAGTTCCTCCTCCGCTTCCGTGAGGCGCCCCCCCTCTTTCAGAAGCAAGGCGAGGTTGATGCGCGCCTGCTGAAAGGAAGGATCGAGGCCCAGGGCGTTGCGATAGCACTCTTCTGCCTGCTCCTCCTGTCTTAGCTGCCGCAGTGCCGTCCCGAGCGCGTTCAGGGCCTTGACGTGCTCCGGCTCCAGAGACAGGACGCGCAGCAGCAGCCCCACGGCCTCTTCCGGGAAACCGTCATCTCCCCTGAGTACGGCGAGCAGGTACCCGGCGGCGGTGTTTTCCTGCCGTGCAAGCCCCCTCAGCCGATCGCACGCCTCCTCACGCATCCCCTTCTTCAGGAGCAGCTCGACGTACCTAAGCCCCGGCTCGTCCGCGCCGCGGCCTTCGGCGGAGCCAAGCCGTTCCTGCCGGTGGCACCATCTCTCCCAGGCGCCCGCGAGGGCGTCCTCGAAGCTGCGCGTGAAGCCGGCACCGTCGGTAAGCGGTGCGGCGTCCATGGTCGGGCGCAGCGTTCTTCTAAGGGCTGCAAGGCGCTCCGGGTCCCCGGCGAGTGCGCGGGCGGTCGCCACGAAGCCCCCCGAGTCCCCCGCCGCGAGTTCCGAGAGTCCCACGGCGCAAAGAAGCGAGGCACCGACCCGCGCGCGGTGCGAGGCGCCGGTCAGGGTGACCACCGGGACCCCCATCCAGAGCGCTTCGCACGTGGTGGTCGTGCCGTTGTAGGGGAAGGTGTCCAGGGCGATGTCGACCTCGCCGTACAGGGCGAGGTGATCGCGGTAGGAGGGGGTGTTGCCGGTGAGGGTGAGTCTCTCCCGCTCGATGCCGTGCGCGGCGAAGGCCTCTTCGAAGCCCTTGGCGGTTTCGGGGCAGGCGAGGGAGTATCCCTTGAGCAGCATGCGCGAGCCCGGGACCGCGCGCAGCACCTCCGACCAGAGCGCCACCGTCTCCGGGGTGATCTTCGCGGGGTTGTTGAAGGAGCCGAAGGTGATCCGCCGCGTTGCGAGCGCCGGCAGTTCGGCGACCTCGGGCGCCTCCTCGGGAGGGGCGAAGCAGGAAAACGGACCGGGCAGGCGGATGAGTTCCTCGGTGTGAAAGCGCTCGGTCGTCCCGGGAGGATCGCATACGGCGTCGGTGATGCGGTAATCGATGGCGGCAAGGCCGGTGGAGAAGG is a genomic window of Geomonas ferrireducens containing:
- a CDS encoding glycosyltransferase family 4 protein, which codes for MKVSMPSGSMHGWGVAGTYLEREIAKLPPVPGVTLHCMSRSLAPRTQEDWNAINIGYCFFEDNIEVLNFTREAAKKWDFIVAGSKWCEYQLRIGGVKNCCTILQGIDPEHFFPVPFPPQDRFVVFSGGKFELRKGQDFVIAAMKVMMQRHPDVYLSCSWTNQWPFSLATMAGSRLINYRHDEVDFLNLPGRCALENGLDPARTLVHPLVDNTMMRRLFSETHVGLFPNRCEGGNNMVMCEYMACGRSVIASDSSGHADVINPSIAYPLTRYVPMVVASGGVQSAVWEEPVLEEVIETLERVYRNRDELPGKGALAAEEMKRLTWDGAARQFHYIATKLANRAELARMQGA
- a CDS encoding tetratricopeptide repeat protein; protein product: MAGATDPAREFARAMELQRAGRLAEAEAIYRSLIAAGGALAVDARINLGAILDETGRPVEALDQYRSALAVRRGDPIALNNMGSTLFRLGRFAEAARQFRLALERMPDAPEIAVALGGALQRSGDLDGALACFSDLVRRRPDDADAHWNRALALLLAGDFKTGWSEYQWRWKKESFTSPRRAFETPAWDGAPLNGKRILVHGEQGYGDTIQFARYLPMVAQRGGVVIAECQSAALIPLMESIPGVSEVCVMGEELPPFDLESPLLSLPHIFGTELDTVPDRVPYLAPPPERLAHWREKLSGDPGFKVGLVWAGKPLPDPFRSCPIAELTPLSEVPGVTLYSLQVGEEGAKAHECPGLVDLTAGIRDFGDTAALIAGLDLVISVDTSVAHLAGALGKPVSLLLPMAGDYRWLVAREDSPWYPTMRLFRQKLQGEWGEVVQRVRAALLGAALSFWEGALARRPFDGTAHYLCGTLLAATGKPREATVRLTKAAQILPGRWEPHYALAGALQQMGRMAETREALEAALALEKEAPLLHEALGIARQMEGDLPGAAAGYREALRLDPSLVKARYNLATVCKELGLFEEALEELREVVRRAPEHGDAHWNLAVLLLMRGDLAAGWREFVWRFKKSSEAPARRFQEYPAWDGAPLAGRALLLWGEQGAGDTLQFLRYVPLAAERGGRVLVEVQSASLVEVARGAAGVAAVFARGEELPPFDLQASLMDLPGIFGTELAEVPSRVPYLRVDPTRLEHCRLLVREDGTFRVGLVWRGNPAHPNDRNRSLPASALATLGHLPGVSFYSLQVGGSGELPLPATDLAPAIGDYADTAALLSRLDLIIAVDTSVAHLAGALGIPVWLLVPFVPDWRWMTGREDSPWYPTMRLFRQERPGDWDGVLFRLRAGLAGLVAGTGAGAPAVPPPTATAGQGSRAELLNDEGCALDEVGRQEEAVERYREAVRLAPEFIAPHYNMGNSLYTLGRNGEAIDCYRRALALDPALPQAWHNLALALKAQGALDEALHALKRAVAAAPDYLAARHNLGELYHETGALERAEETFRAILASDPGYLPSWNALGITLQIQGRLEEAVQCYRTALSRNPDYLHALNNLGSASRALGHLDEAIVCYRRVLELDPSYADARWNLSLVELQLGRYREGWPGYESRFEKVDPILRPQFSAPAWDGSSLAGRTILLHAEQGFGDTFQFVRYAPLLAAQGGRVLVQCQGAPIAAVLATVPGVERVLLREDPLPRFDCHASLMSLPFLCGTELATVPAHIPYLFADPLLVERWRPRIPVGGLRVGLVWAGRKSYKDDLKRSLSLPLFAPLAGVPGMSLCALQVGDGAEQAAHPPPGMALTDLGSSIRSFADTAAILAQLDLVISADTAVAHLAGGMGVPVWVLLPAACDWRWLMEREDSPWYPTARLFRQKRRGDWGEVLERVARELATLTAKGDKESIR